ACAGTCTGCTCACTTTGATAAAACCCTCTTTGCAAACTGCTGCCAGATACACATAATTAAACAGCTTGAAGACTGTTTGACGATTAGTAGTAATGAACCCCCAACAGGTTTAACAGCATGACTGGAGATCGGATcagtttctgtgtttttatggaagataatcagtttttttttttttatctgcaagACGTTTCTTTATTGCATGGAGAGAGGATCAAGAGGTAAAACAGGCACTTTATGTAGTCTGTGTTAGAACGCgctataataatataataatatgatAATAAACACTTGTTTTTAAGATTTTAACAAATTGATGTCAGAATCCAGTGTGGCACGGATGAGTTGGAGCACTCCCCAAAAGGTTGTTCAAGGTCCCGTCTGTACAGCATGTGAAGGCAGGCTTTCCTAAATGGATATTCGCTGATCGTACTCGAAGATTTTTCTTTACCTTTTAAATTCTCACACTCATATGCACCACGAATATATTAAAGAACCACATATTAGGCTCATTTAGTGTttcataatttattttaatcaacttttcttaCTTAAATGTTCAGAAGCCACATTGATTTTGTCAAGTTCTACACTGTTGTAGCATTTCTGTCTGGAACGCTTCATAGttcctgtctctttaaggcagggatgtccaaagtcggtcctcgaggggccgctgtcctgcaggttttagatgtttccctgcttcaacacacctgattcagattaaatggatctcttcaaaagattgttaagttctgcacaagccaaTGATGTATTGATCtaaatcaggtgtgttgaagcaggaaaacatctaaaacctgcaggacagtggcccctcgaggaccgactttggacatccctgctttaaagggatagttcgcttcttttgacatgaagctgtatgacatcccatattagcaatatcatttatgaacattttcttaccccctgctgcgtcctgtgagccgagttccagcctcgttttggcgttgatgaaggtagtccggctagttggctgggacttaaaaaataaagcgtcttgcttctcaaaacaatatgcgttcaaaagagtaatacatttgcatcacaaaatcgttctccaggaaaaagtcagacctcacaatcgcttggcgctattttctctcccttcgtatcactgcctgctgtgtagaccgaagtgcagaccgagcagtaaacaccgtgacAGGTGCAGTTattggcaggcggcagcaggcagtgatacgaagggagagaaaatagagccaagcgattgtgaggtctgactttttcctggagaacgattttgtgatgcaaatgtattactcttttgaacacatattgttttgagaagcaaaacgctttattttttaaaccccagccaactagccggactactttcgccaaaacgaggctggaactcggcttacaggacgcagcagggggtaagaaaatgttcataaatgatgttgctaatatgggatgtcatacagcttcatgtcaaaagaggcgaactatccccaCTCCAAAAGGCCTAGTCCGctgtgattggtcagctttaTGCAACTTTACTACACCACAGAGAGCTAGAAATCACCGCCAAACTTTAAAGAAATAACCagtctgtgtttttaatgtttcaCAGGGCGGGAAGAGAAAGCAGGTATGTCAGAGAAGAAGCCACGAGGAGCAGACGCTCGTCCCAAATGTGGCCTCCGAAGCTGGAGCGCGGACAGTTATGTTTGGCGGGGGAAGAAACGCTCCCGAAGCGCTCGCAACGGGTCAAGTCCCGGAGGCCTGGAGGCGGAAGGGGCGGAGGAGCTCGGCGTGCGGTCCACATCCTGCCCGAGGCGGCGCAGAGAGAGGAAGTGCAGCTGCAGCGCTCTCGGGGATGCGTTGACCGCTGGAGACATCGACGTGTGTCGGAAAGCCTTGTCCCGGCGCTCTCTGCGGCAGAAGTTTCAGGACGCCGTGGGACAGTGTTTTCCCCTGCGCTctcaccatcaccaccaccaccattaCCACCACCCGCCCGGGTCCTCGCGGCCCTTCTCGGTGCTCTTCTGGTCCAAACGCAAGATCCACGTCTCAGAGCTCATGCAAGACAAGTGTCCGTTCTCACCCAAGTCTGAACTGGCCAAATGTTGGCATCTTATCAAAAATCAGGCCACCCACCCAAGTGCCCTCAGAGACATGGAGGCTCCCTTAAAGCTGAGTGTTTCGTCCTCCATCTCTCCCCCACAAACGCCTCTTTCCTGGGAGGACATCTGCTGCTCCCCTGGGGCTGGAAGTACCACCCTGGAGGACTGGGATCCTTCATGCATTCATGGTGGCGCATCGGGCAGCTGCGGCCACACAGACTACATCCTGGTTCCCGATCTGCTCCAGATCAACAACAGCCCGTGTTATTGGGGCGTACTGAACCGCTTTGAGGCGGAGGAGCTGCTGGAGGGCCAGCCCGAGGGGACCTTTCTGCTCCGGGACTCTGCCCAGGATGAGTATCTCTTCTCGGTCAGCTTTCGTCGCTACAGCCGCTCCCTGCACGCACGAATTGAGCAGAACGGGAAGCGTTTTAGCTTCGATGTGCGTGACCCATGTATGTACCGGGATCCCAGTGTGACGGGACTGCTGAGACACTACAGCGACCCGGCCACCTGCCTCTTCTTTGAGCCCCTGCTTTCCAAGCCACTGCCAAGGACCTTCCCTTTCCCCCTTCAGCACCTGTGCAGGGCTGTGATCTGTAGCTGCACCACCTACCGCGGCATAGACAGCTTGCCGCTGCCGCCCCAGCTCAGGGACTATCTCAGACAGTACCACATCAAGTGTGACGGGGCCTGTGCTGTGTGAATGTCCAAAGCAAGCCTCCTGAACTAGATCAGCAGACATTTTCTAAGAGGGAGATTTGAAAGGTGATTGTTGATCTTCGGGCGTCAGGAAAAAGAACATCCAAATGCAGGATAAACACCACTAAATACATCAAGTGGGACAGTCTGTCCTCAACTCTCCGTTCTGATCTCAAACCTGGATTTAGCTTCTATGACAAGCCTGTAAAAAGAGATCGACCTGCCACAGATGAGCTCTTAATAGTCACATTGACTTTTAGACGTGGAGCATTTCGTTCTTGACTATAATCACACTTGCCTTGAATGAACTGCACCTTTTATGGCGTCTGACTACAACCAAATCTTGTGTTATGTTCAGTCATATCAACGTGAAGATGCAAAGCTTTGCTACGGTTAATTCCCGGTTAACtttacaacaaaacaaatgtttagATCTCTTTAGAAGTCTTGgtagtagtttttttttcaatattttcaTTCAAAACAGCTTTCGAAACTTCTCCAAATACTAAAATGTGGAGAATGAGGTGCCTAATAGACCAcgtagggggggggggatcaGAGAATCTTGTGATCCAAGTGACCTTCAGATAAAGCTTCAGTAtttattttcaacacaaatTGGGTTGACACAATCGATATGGGTAacagaaacaaatcaaataGAGGCAAAAATGTCAATTACTGTgtcgtttttttatttattttatgaatGGAAGTTTAATCAGGCTGCATTATGCTCTGCGGCCACAAGATGGCGCCACAACCCGAATAATCAGACATTTGGGACAGCATCTGTTTAACTTTTCTTTCTGAGCAGCCTTCACGTGCTTCTTTTGCTTTGAAATCTCCCCAGTAAATCAATACCTTAACATCAGTTATGCCTCGACAGCTTTCTTGAGTATAATTTTTGAAAACTGTTTACACACAATTAAGACAATAAACTTTAGCATTCAGCATCACCGTTCTTTTGGCATATATTCTATTAGCCACAGTAATACACAAACCAATAAATGCCACTCTGGTGTGACAGTTTCCCATGTTTTTGTCATCGGCGGACCGTTTTAATGGCGCAGCACAAGCCGTGCTCATCCATCCCTGTTCGTGCTGCATCTGCGTCACAGTCAGACAGGCTAATGATATGGAAAATGCTGCTTTTGAAGTATCGCTCTGAAAACAATTCATCCCACTCTTTGTAAAGGACACCTCTAAATGCCAGAGCAAATGGACAGATACGGACATGAAAAAGACCATTTCAGTGTGTCAGTCAGCTTCTCCCCGGCAAGTGGAGCAGGAAAAACAATCCCTGAGGTGACTTCTGGGAGGAGAAAATGGGAATTAGACAGTCAGCATGAAACGGTTATGCTATAAGACGCAAAGAGTTTTCCTTTCTGGTGTAATGTAATTCTGCTTTCAAACAATGTTTTCAGCCTCACTGCTCATCAAAGTTCTCCACTTTTATTTCCCAGCTGCTCCAATCTTGCATCATTCAGACCTTTAAATGGAAATCTTTCAGTCAAAGTGAGTGTTTCTCAACTGTTGTACTTGGACGGCTGGAAACTAACTCTCGgcctttgtttttatgtttttgtgttatgATGATTTCAAGCCTATTTGACTGTGGAACGGCCCTCTGCAGAGACTTTTACTTTCAGTTAAGTGATGCCATAGAGCCACAAAGTCCACTTAGAGTGAAGGTGGTCGTGAACGGTTCTATAAAAACATTGGAATTTAACCTGGGAGATGGATTCTCAGTCATTCACCTCTAAGAAAACCTATAAGAAACAGAGCTGCTTTCTATTCAAACACTTAAAATGGGAGATCAGTGTACTGAGTCAGCATGACCTTTAACTTAACCCTCCACAGCATCAGAACTCATCCAACTCAGGGCTGacactctcttcttctcttgatgcAATGTAGGTATTTCCAGCCCACCTATCTCCATCAGGTTTGAGGCAGTTTCTTCTTTCACTGACACATTATGCTATCAACAAATCATTAAGAGTGTCTGAAAGTAGTCCATAATGTGAGCTTAAGTCAGTTGTTTAATGCGGTTCtttcttttaacatttaaaagtcCTTGCAGACACTTTCTAAATTCATCTAAACATTGATGTCCGTCCGACTTTGGAGAGAAATTTCAGTGGTTTCTAAAAGAAACCGTAATCTGACAAACTGTACAAAAATGGCCTCTTTTTATTGAACATATTCTGACTACTTCTGACTTCTTCATATcagtataataaaaaaaattagttttttttattcttgtgaacattttttttttagcgaCAATTAATTTCTATTAATTTTCTTTTATCTTCCGTCAGCCGAAAAGAAATAGCACCTTTTAGATTTCAGTCATTGAGCTAagatccatttttttctttctttattaatCTCTGGTGGGAAATAATATTGTTGTATTGTTACTGGAGATAAAGTCCACCATTTactgagagaaaaaagaaaaattaaaaagaagaaagcagGCTCTTTGAACGCCAACATCTCCGTAGACAGTCTGGTTCCCCATCTATTGATTTTCCTGAACCACTTACATAAAATATCAATATTGTCTTGTATGATCTGGTTATCAG
This Odontesthes bonariensis isolate fOdoBon6 chromosome 1, fOdoBon6.hap1, whole genome shotgun sequence DNA region includes the following protein-coding sequences:
- the socs4 gene encoding suppressor of cytokine signaling 4 codes for the protein MSEKKPRGADARPKCGLRSWSADSYVWRGKKRSRSARNGSSPGGLEAEGAEELGVRSTSCPRRRRERKCSCSALGDALTAGDIDVCRKALSRRSLRQKFQDAVGQCFPLRSHHHHHHHYHHPPGSSRPFSVLFWSKRKIHVSELMQDKCPFSPKSELAKCWHLIKNQATHPSALRDMEAPLKLSVSSSISPPQTPLSWEDICCSPGAGSTTLEDWDPSCIHGGASGSCGHTDYILVPDLLQINNSPCYWGVLNRFEAEELLEGQPEGTFLLRDSAQDEYLFSVSFRRYSRSLHARIEQNGKRFSFDVRDPCMYRDPSVTGLLRHYSDPATCLFFEPLLSKPLPRTFPFPLQHLCRAVICSCTTYRGIDSLPLPPQLRDYLRQYHIKCDGACAV